The sequence CTCTAATTTGTTTTGTAGCGTATTTATATAAATTCTTATAGTTTTCTTGTGTTACTTTAATAGGATAATTAAAAATATGAGGCACTTTATTCATAAAAAATAAGCCTACATATAAAAGAGTACCTAGAAAGGGTAAAATCCAAATTACTTTTTTACTAGAATAGGCATTTACCTCTCCTAGACCATTAAAATGTCTCGGTATTTCATCGGGTAAAACACTATAATAATAAACGGGCAGGGCAAACAAAACTATAAGAGATAGTAAACCTATGACTTCAATAATTCTATCATATACGTCAAGATCAATGTTTGCTTTAGGTTGGTATTTGATTCCTGTATTCATGATTCTTCAATTTAATTAAGTCTTACTATTGTATACGTTTATTAACACTTAATTGTTAGCCTTTCAAAATCCTTTTTTCTTATTTCCCAATGGTTAACTTCTTGTTCAAAATTAAGTGATCCTGGTATAGTTCTATGTTTTTTTACAAAAGTAAATCCAATTTTTTTTAAGGTCTTATTTGGTGCATCATTTTCTGCATAAGGAGAACAGTCTAAAACCTCTAAGTCAAAATTGTTGAAATAAAAAGGAAGACTCTTTTGCAGTAACGCTAACCCTATTCCTTTTCTACGTATATCTGTATTCCATATATGTAAATGCATATTTGCAGACTTTCCATATTTAATTAAGTTGATATTGGAATGTCCAACATCTTTACCATCAACTTCCCATATAAGTGCATAATTTTGTTTCTCTACCTTAGGTAACATTAGTTGAGTTTCTAACATATTTACCAAATCTTTACGTTCAGGTAATTTAGATACATCAACCCCTAAAGATGCTAAATAGTTATGGTCAGATTTTAGCCAGTAATCTGCTATTAATGAAATATCATTTGCTAATAATTCTCTTACGTTTGTTCTCATTCTAATTTGCCTAAATTTCTATTTTCATATTACTCATGGTCTTGAGGTTTACTAAGTGTGAATTTATAAAACAAAACTTATACTAGCTAATTTCAATTTCATTGCATTTTTATATTTATTTTCATGAATACAGTACTGTTCATTTTTCAAAAAGAATAGTATACTATATCGTAATAAATCAACTCAAAAACTGATATTTATCAAACAATTAATACATTGAGTATAGTACTTTTGGTGTATCAAAAATTAATTTAGAATACATCAAAAAAAGAATATTATGAAATTTGCAGACATCCAAGAAGAGTTAGAATTCAATGAAAAAAAACCACTTATTAAGGTTTTATTCGAAACAGCTTTTACAAAAGAAATAAGAATTGCAATGAAAAAAGGTACGGTTATGAAGGAACATAAAACTTCTTATCCTATTGTTGTTCAGATT is a genomic window of Flammeovirga pectinis containing:
- a CDS encoding DUF1648 domain-containing protein yields the protein MNTGIKYQPKANIDLDVYDRIIEVIGLLSLIVLFALPVYYYSVLPDEIPRHFNGLGEVNAYSSKKVIWILPFLGTLLYVGLFFMNKVPHIFNYPIKVTQENYKNLYKYATKQIRVLNTEVILIFLYITYTIIQIGLGIKIGMSLFFLPIVLVLIIATSIFYYFKMTKIK
- a CDS encoding GNAT family N-acetyltransferase, with the translated sequence MRTNVRELLANDISLIADYWLKSDHNYLASLGVDVSKLPERKDLVNMLETQLMLPKVEKQNYALIWEVDGKDVGHSNINLIKYGKSANMHLHIWNTDIRRKGIGLALLQKSLPFYFNNFDLEVLDCSPYAENDAPNKTLKKIGFTFVKKHRTIPGSLNFEQEVNHWEIRKKDFERLTIKC